DNA sequence from the Novosphingobium sp. KACC 22771 genome:
TTGCTGAGTCGCGTGCTGGGATTGGTGCGCGATTCGCTGTTTGCGCGGATGGTGGGCGCAGGCTTTGCCTCGGACGCCTTTCTGGTGGCGTTTCGCCTGCCCAACATGTTCCGCGCCCTGTTTGCCGAGGGCGCCTTTGCCAGCGCCTTTGTGCCGATGTTCAATCAGAAAGTGGCCGATGCACAGGGGCGCGGATTGCCCGATGGCATCGCCTTTGCCGAGGCGGCGCTCTCGGTGCTGTTGCCGGTGCTGATCGTGATGACGATCCTGCTGGAGGTCTTTGCTTGGCCCGTGACATGGGCGCTGTCGGGCCGGTTCCACGGGGTTTCGGCGGATCAGTTCGCCTTTGCTGTCAAGCTGTCGCGGCTGACGATCCCCTATCTGATGCTGATCTCGCTGGTGTCCTTGCTGGGCGGCATCCTCAATTCGCTCAATCAATTCTGGGTCAATGCGGCCGCGCCGATCCTGCTCAACCTGACGCTGATCGGCGCGCTGTTGTTTTTCCATTCGCCCGATCCGATGGAGACCGCGCGCAATCAGGCGCTGGCGGTCACGGTGTCGGGCGCGCTGCAACTGGCGTGGCTGGCCCATGCCGCGTGGAGGAACGGCGTCTCGCTGCGCCCGCACTGGCCGCGTTTCACGCCCGAGGTTAAGCGCCTCCTCGCGCTGATCTGGCCGGCGGCGGCGGGCGCAGGCGCGGTGCAGATCAACCTTGTCATCTCAACCGCGCTGGCCGCCAGCCTGCTCGATCATGGCAGCGTGACCTATATTTACATGGCCGACCGGCTGAACCAATTGCCGCTGGGCCTGATCGGCATTGCCCTTGGCACCGTCCTGCTGCCCACGATCAGCCGCCTACTGGGCGCGGGCGATGAGGCGGGGGCGATGGAAACGCAGAACCGGGGGCTGGAGATCGCCCTGCTGCTGACCCTGCCCGCCACGGTCGGTCTGGTGTTTTGCGGCGAGCCGATTGCCGCCGCGCTGTTCGGCTATGGCCGCTATACCGCGCTCGACACCGCCCATACGGCGCAGGCTTTGGCCGCTTTCTCGGTCGGCCTGCCCAGCTATATTCTGGTGAAGGTGCTGACGCCGGGCTATTACGCCCGCCACGACACCAAGACCCCGGTGCGTTTCGCCACGATC
Encoded proteins:
- the murJ gene encoding murein biosynthesis integral membrane protein MurJ; this translates as MNLLKATGTIGGLTLLSRVLGLVRDSLFARMVGAGFASDAFLVAFRLPNMFRALFAEGAFASAFVPMFNQKVADAQGRGLPDGIAFAEAALSVLLPVLIVMTILLEVFAWPVTWALSGRFHGVSADQFAFAVKLSRLTIPYLMLISLVSLLGGILNSLNQFWVNAAAPILLNLTLIGALLFFHSPDPMETARNQALAVTVSGALQLAWLAHAAWRNGVSLRPHWPRFTPEVKRLLALIWPAAAGAGAVQINLVISTALAASLLDHGSVTYIYMADRLNQLPLGLIGIALGTVLLPTISRLLGAGDEAGAMETQNRGLEIALLLTLPATVGLVFCGEPIAAALFGYGRYTALDTAHTAQALAAFSVGLPSYILVKVLTPGYYARHDTKTPVRFATISMGVNLALNLILILPLRHMGPPLATAIASTVNVWLLYATLVKRGHFTLDAQLRHRAWRLGVAALTMGAVLWICQPWLMPYTHGSWFVRLTAMGTLVGGGVFVYGLASFALGAFGVEDLKLLRRRRVSAEK